A stretch of Castanea sativa cultivar Marrone di Chiusa Pesio chromosome 2, ASM4071231v1 DNA encodes these proteins:
- the LOC142625073 gene encoding uncharacterized protein LOC142625073 has product MSNILAPFQLLELNIISAQDLANVSRSMRTYAVAWVHPDRKLSTRVDTHGDNNPTWNDKFVFRVDEEFLHSDTSAVMIEIYGLHWFRDVHVGTVRVLVGNLIPTPPRPHQPNHHPKIGMRFVALQVRRPSGRPQGILNIGVAVLDSSMRSMPLYTQLNLSGAVGYRHLMGEDESFLQGSHTTLTSKPEFRRTKSDTSSMIGSELRTSQFRGTTTRKGKASSMVNESSSEIDHKKKGQSKASSLLSGSIVLRRVKSKKAKKSRSVVSASDAGDRDRDRDRDSHNKKGKNGKASSLVSGSEISVDPPGKSKAGRASSVLSTSEVSTDVEAQPPIKVINGKKNGKPSSLVNGNGSDVGDPPPKKVVLNENPVIEESDVNWSESEVERIPTPPPPKSKGTKLEKTTSFQLDPVIQNPPPRKSTGTTPLHPRATNVNSSSTPKHARANATPIHPRTSATPMHSKSFGKFTGLTEYGTPRKFSEYGTPKKFIPPAILTESELGPSASEVAAEVARAPRVEEEGSSIVGGWSLAEESVEGLQSKLERWRTELPPVYDRGEFSSIRGSTEPRGHARRHTDGGNGLFSCFSNICGCQCHIVCGGNSARVDKKGGTSARIPRSSSTDNVGYT; this is encoded by the coding sequence ATGTCAAACATTTTAGCCCCGTTCCAGCTCTTGGAACTGAATATAATATCAGCACAAGATCTCGCAAATGTGTCTCGTTCCATGCGGACCTATGCGGTTGCATGGGTTCACCCAGATCGTAAACTTTCAACACGAGTGGACACTCATGGTGACAACAATCCAACATGGAATGACAAGTTTGTGTTCCGTGTGGACGAGGAATTTCTACACTCAGACACGTCAGCCGTGATGATTGAGATCTATGGACTCCATTGGTTCCGAGACGTCCACGTGGGCACAGTTCGTGTTCTTGTTGGCAATCTGATCCCGACCCCGCCTAGGCCCCACCAACCTAACCACCATCCCAAGATTGGAATGAGGTTCGTGGCACTTCAGGTACGTAGGCCGTCAGGTCGGCCACAAGGAATCCTTAACATTGGGGTTGCGGTCCTTGATAGTTCCATGAGGAGCATGCCATTGTATACCCAACTCAATCTCTCTGGAGCCGTTGGATATCGGCATTTGATGGGTGAAGATGAGTCTTTTTTGCAAGGGAGTCATACCACGCTAACAAGCAAGCCTGAATTTCGTCGTACGAAGAGTGATACAAGTTCCATGATTGGTTCAGAGCTTCGAACTTCTCAATTCCGTGGGACAACAACACGTAAAGGAAAAGCCAGTTCCATGGTGAACGAGTCTTCCTCCGAAATTGATCACAAGAAGAAAGGTCAATCCAAAGCCAGCTCTTTGCTCAGTGGCTCCATTGTGTTGAGAAGAGTGAAAAGCAAAAAGGCCAAAAAGTCTCGCTCAGTTGTTAGTGCATCGGATGCTGGAGACCGAGACCGTGACCGTGACAGGGACTCACATAATAAGAAGGGTAAAAATGGAAAAGCCAGTTCGTTGGTGAGCGGGTCGGAAATATCCGTGGATCCTCCAGGGAAGAGTAAAGCTGGAAGAGCAAGTTCAGTGTTGAGCACATCTGAGGTTAGTACGGACGTGGAGGCTCAGCCACCCATTAAGGTTATTAATGGAAAAAAGAATGGTAAGCCAAGTTCGTTGGTTAACGGTAACGGCTCAGATGTTGGGGACCCTCCACCAAAAAAGGTTGTGTTAAATGAGAATCCTGTCATTGAAGAATCCGATGTTAATTGGTCAGAATCTGAGGTTGAAAGGATACcaactccaccaccaccaaaatcaAAGGGAACGAAATTAGAAAAAACCACAAGTTTCCAACTTGATCCTGTGATTCAAAACCCACCTCCCAGAAAATCTACAGGAACGACCCCGTTGCACCCACGTGCCACCAATGTCAATTCCAGTTCCACACCCAAGCATGCACGTGCCAATGCCACACCCATCCATCCTCGTACTAGTGCAACCCCCATGCATTCTAAATCTTTTGGTAAATTCACCGGCTTGACTGAGTACGGAACCCCAAGAAAGTTCTCCGAGTATGGCACTCCCAAAAAGTTCATACCCCCGGCTATACTGACGGAGTCCGAGCTGGGTCCATCAGCGTCGGAGGTGGCAGCGGAGGTGGCGAGAGCGCCAAGAGTGGAAGAGGAAGGAAGCTCTATTGTGGGTGGGTGGAGCTTGGCTGAAGAGAGCGTGGAAGGCCTACAATCAAAGCTCGAACGTTGGAGGACGGAGCTTCCACCCGTCTATGACCGTGGCGAGTTTTCGAGCATAAGGGGATCGACCGAGCCTCGGGGCCATGCGCGGCGCCACACTGATGGTGGCAATGGGTTGTTTTCTTGCTTCAGCAATATTTGTGGGTGTCAATGCCATATTGTTTGCGGTGGTAACTCTGCCCGTGTGGACAAGAAAGGCGGTACAAGTGCTCGGATCCCCCGGAGCTCTTCCACTGATAATGTGGGCTATACTTGA